One window of Strigops habroptila isolate Jane chromosome Z, bStrHab1.2.pri, whole genome shotgun sequence genomic DNA carries:
- the SREK1IP1 gene encoding protein SREK1IP1 isoform X5, with protein sequence MALPGGNKDNIRAGCKKCGYPGHLTFECRNFLRVDPQRDIVLDVSSTSSEDSEEEELQRLQAMREKKNLNEEEEKKKQKRKSKEKTKLKRPRKRSSSSSAAEEDGPKSKKQKSHKKEREKEKKNKSKKGKHHKKEKKKRRKEKSSSSDSSDSSSSD encoded by the exons ATGGCTCTGCCGG gtgGAAATAAGGATAACATCAGAGCAGGATGCAAGAAGTGTGGCTACC cTGGTCATCTGACATTTGAATGTCGAAACTTCCTCCGGGTAGATCCGCAAAGAGATATTGTTTTAGATGTTAGCAGCACTAGCAGTGAAGACAGTGAGGAAGAAGAACTACAGAGATTGCAAGCCATGCgtgaaaaaaaga atttaaatgaggaagaagaaaaaaagaaacaaaaacgaaaaagcaaagaaaaaacaaagttaaaaagaCCAAGGAAAAG atcTTCCTCATCAAGTGCAGCTGAAGAGGATGGGCCAaagtcaaaaaaacaaaaatcacataaaaaagaaagggaaaaggaaaaaaagaataaatctaagaaaggaaaacatcataaaaaggaaaaaaagaagaggcgaaaggaaaaaagttcatCTTCTGATAGTTCAGACAGTTCTAGTAGTGACTGA
- the SREK1IP1 gene encoding protein SREK1IP1 isoform X3, with protein sequence MLLMVAKGAFQQVTNRPGSTLGYASPPMLPTTPNLPPSWAPLCSEGRWGGGCPSLEEGRRGECPDKVYMGVIEEGIPLRKTRRLLQFLEVPLRVSRQVQRSPVLPANGGNKDNIRAGCKKCGYPGHLTFECRNFLRVDPQRDIVLDVSSTSSEDSEEEELQRLQAMREKKIK encoded by the exons ATGTTGCTCATGGTCGCGAAAGGAGCGTTCCAGCAGGTGACCAATCGCCCGGGCTCAACGCTCGGGTACGCTTCGCCACCAATGCTTCCTACCACCCCGAACCTCCCGCCATCTTGGGCGCCTCTATGCAGCGaagggaggtggggaggaggtTGCCCAAGCCTGGAGGAAGGACGAAGGGGTGAATGCCCTGACAAAGTCTATATGGGAGTCATTGAGGAAGGAATTCCCTTGAGAAAGACTCGGAGGCTTCTCCAGTTCCTCGAAGTCCCTCTCCGTGTTTCCCGTCAAGTACAGAGGTCCCCTGTCCTCCCTGCGAATG gtgGAAATAAGGATAACATCAGAGCAGGATGCAAGAAGTGTGGCTACC cTGGTCATCTGACATTTGAATGTCGAAACTTCCTCCGGGTAGATCCGCAAAGAGATATTGTTTTAGATGTTAGCAGCACTAGCAGTGAAGACAGTGAGGAAGAAGAACTACAGAGATTGCAAGCCATGCgtgaaaaaaaga TTAAATGA
- the SREK1IP1 gene encoding protein SREK1IP1 isoform X4 translates to MALPGGNKDNIRAGCKKCGYPGHLTFECRNFLRVDPQRDIVLDVSSTSSEDSEEEELQRLQAMREKKNLPHQVQLKRMGQSQKNKNHIKKKGKRKKRINLRKENIIKRKKRRGERKKVHLLIVQTVLVVTEMLAYFCVHFCRDDFPFKSKLFMLCNAVVLK, encoded by the exons ATGGCTCTGCCGG gtgGAAATAAGGATAACATCAGAGCAGGATGCAAGAAGTGTGGCTACC cTGGTCATCTGACATTTGAATGTCGAAACTTCCTCCGGGTAGATCCGCAAAGAGATATTGTTTTAGATGTTAGCAGCACTAGCAGTGAAGACAGTGAGGAAGAAGAACTACAGAGATTGCAAGCCATGCgtgaaaaaaaga atcTTCCTCATCAAGTGCAGCTGAAGAGGATGGGCCAaagtcaaaaaaacaaaaatcacataaaaaagaaagggaaaaggaaaaaaagaataaatctaagaaaggaaaacatcataaaaaggaaaaaaagaagaggcgaaaggaaaaaagttcatCTTCTGATAGTTCAGACAGTTCTAGTAGTGACTGAGATGCTGGCCTATTTTTGTGTTCACTTCTGCAGAGatgattttcctttcaaatcaaaattatttatgctttgcaatgctgttgttttaaaatga
- the SREK1IP1 gene encoding protein SREK1IP1 isoform X6 codes for MECGNKDNIRAGCKKCGYPGHLTFECRNFLRVDPQRDIVLDVSSTSSEDSEEEELQRLQAMREKKNLNEEEEKKKQKRKSKEKTKLKRPRKRSSSSSAAEEDGPKSKKQKSHKKEREKEKKNKSKKGKHHKKEKKKRRKEKSSSSDSSDSSSSD; via the exons ATGGAAT gtgGAAATAAGGATAACATCAGAGCAGGATGCAAGAAGTGTGGCTACC cTGGTCATCTGACATTTGAATGTCGAAACTTCCTCCGGGTAGATCCGCAAAGAGATATTGTTTTAGATGTTAGCAGCACTAGCAGTGAAGACAGTGAGGAAGAAGAACTACAGAGATTGCAAGCCATGCgtgaaaaaaaga atttaaatgaggaagaagaaaaaaagaaacaaaaacgaaaaagcaaagaaaaaacaaagttaaaaagaCCAAGGAAAAG atcTTCCTCATCAAGTGCAGCTGAAGAGGATGGGCCAaagtcaaaaaaacaaaaatcacataaaaaagaaagggaaaaggaaaaaaagaataaatctaagaaaggaaaacatcataaaaaggaaaaaaagaagaggcgaaaggaaaaaagttcatCTTCTGATAGTTCAGACAGTTCTAGTAGTGACTGA
- the SREK1IP1 gene encoding protein SREK1IP1 isoform X1 yields MLLMVAKGAFQQVTNRPGSTLGYASPPMLPTTPNLPPSWAPLCSEGRWGGGCPSLEEGRRGECPDKVYMGVIEEGIPLRKTRRLLQFLEVPLRVSRQVQRSPVLPANGGNKDNIRAGCKKCGYPGHLTFECRNFLRVDPQRDIVLDVSSTSSEDSEEEELQRLQAMREKKNLNEEEEKKKQKRKSKEKTKLKRPRKRSSSSSAAEEDGPKSKKQKSHKKEREKEKKNKSKKGKHHKKEKKKRRKEKSSSSDSSDSSSSD; encoded by the exons ATGTTGCTCATGGTCGCGAAAGGAGCGTTCCAGCAGGTGACCAATCGCCCGGGCTCAACGCTCGGGTACGCTTCGCCACCAATGCTTCCTACCACCCCGAACCTCCCGCCATCTTGGGCGCCTCTATGCAGCGaagggaggtggggaggaggtTGCCCAAGCCTGGAGGAAGGACGAAGGGGTGAATGCCCTGACAAAGTCTATATGGGAGTCATTGAGGAAGGAATTCCCTTGAGAAAGACTCGGAGGCTTCTCCAGTTCCTCGAAGTCCCTCTCCGTGTTTCCCGTCAAGTACAGAGGTCCCCTGTCCTCCCTGCGAATG gtgGAAATAAGGATAACATCAGAGCAGGATGCAAGAAGTGTGGCTACC cTGGTCATCTGACATTTGAATGTCGAAACTTCCTCCGGGTAGATCCGCAAAGAGATATTGTTTTAGATGTTAGCAGCACTAGCAGTGAAGACAGTGAGGAAGAAGAACTACAGAGATTGCAAGCCATGCgtgaaaaaaaga atttaaatgaggaagaagaaaaaaagaaacaaaaacgaaaaagcaaagaaaaaacaaagttaaaaagaCCAAGGAAAAG atcTTCCTCATCAAGTGCAGCTGAAGAGGATGGGCCAaagtcaaaaaaacaaaaatcacataaaaaagaaagggaaaaggaaaaaaagaataaatctaagaaaggaaaacatcataaaaaggaaaaaaagaagaggcgaaaggaaaaaagttcatCTTCTGATAGTTCAGACAGTTCTAGTAGTGACTGA
- the SREK1IP1 gene encoding protein SREK1IP1 isoform X2: protein MLLMVAKGAFQQVTNRPGSTLGYASPPMLPTTPNLPPSWAPLCSEGRWGGGCPSLEEGRRGECPDKVYMGVIEEGIPLRKTRRLLQFLEVPLRVSRQVQRSPVLPANGGNKDNIRAGCKKCGYPGHLTFECRNFLRVDPQRDIVLDVSSTSSEDSEEEELQRLQAMREKKKQSLWKNLFLLCSFGYKGDFLPETLKMDICRKNSCLLDLIVTVYYIFFLELWLLWVL, encoded by the exons ATGTTGCTCATGGTCGCGAAAGGAGCGTTCCAGCAGGTGACCAATCGCCCGGGCTCAACGCTCGGGTACGCTTCGCCACCAATGCTTCCTACCACCCCGAACCTCCCGCCATCTTGGGCGCCTCTATGCAGCGaagggaggtggggaggaggtTGCCCAAGCCTGGAGGAAGGACGAAGGGGTGAATGCCCTGACAAAGTCTATATGGGAGTCATTGAGGAAGGAATTCCCTTGAGAAAGACTCGGAGGCTTCTCCAGTTCCTCGAAGTCCCTCTCCGTGTTTCCCGTCAAGTACAGAGGTCCCCTGTCCTCCCTGCGAATG gtgGAAATAAGGATAACATCAGAGCAGGATGCAAGAAGTGTGGCTACC cTGGTCATCTGACATTTGAATGTCGAAACTTCCTCCGGGTAGATCCGCAAAGAGATATTGTTTTAGATGTTAGCAGCACTAGCAGTGAAGACAGTGAGGAAGAAGAACTACAGAGATTGCAAGCCATGCgtgaaaaaaaga aACAATCTCTTTGGAAAAACTTGTtcttattatgttcttttggatATAAGGGGGATTTTTTGCCTGAAACTTTGAAGATGGATATCTGCAGAAAAAACAGCTGTTTACTTGATCTCATAGTAACTGTTTATTATATCTTCTTTCTTGAATTGTGGCTGCTATGGGTACTGTAA